In Carya illinoinensis cultivar Pawnee chromosome 10, C.illinoinensisPawnee_v1, whole genome shotgun sequence, one DNA window encodes the following:
- the LOC122278163 gene encoding protein LURP-one-related 10-like — translation MAQPIPAPAPSGTKLENPLPIIGTQYCSPYPVDLSVVKKVMTISDGNFVVTDINGTVIFKVKGKLMSLHDQRILLDAAGNPIVTLREKIMSAHDRWYVYRGESKEPNDLLFTVKRSSMIQFKAKLHVFLANNTKEEVCDFKVEGSWSERSCVVYAGDSPNIVARMYKKTTAQSVLIGKDNFSVTVYPNVDYAFIIALIVILDDINKEGDVE, via the exons ATGGCTCAGCCAATTCCAGCTCCAGCTCCAAGTGGCACAAAGCTTGAAAACCCTCTTCCCATCATCGGCACTCAGTACTGTTCACCTTACCCCGTTGATCTGTCGGTTGTCAAAAAAGTCATGACCATATCCGATGGTAACTTTGTTGTCACAGACATCAACGGCACCGTCATTTTCAAAGTTAAAGGAAAATTAATGTCCCTTCATGATCAGCGTATTCTGCTTGATGCTGCCGGAAATCCTATCGTCACTCTTCGAGAGAAG ATAATGTCTGCACATGACAGATGGTATGTGTATAGGGGCGAAAGCAAAGAGCCCAATGATCTTCTTTTTACTGTTAAGCGATCTTCAATGATCCAATTCAAGGCCAAGTTACATGTGTTTTTGGCAAATAACACAAAAGAAGAGGTATGCGACTTCAAGGTTGAAGGGAGTTGGTCTGAAAGAAGTTGTGTCGTTTATGCTGGAGATTCTCCCAATATAGTTGCGCGG ATGTATAAGAAGACCACTGCTCAAAGTGTTCTGATCGGAAAAGACAACTTCTCGGTGACTGTTTATCCTAAcgttgattatgcattcataatTGCGCTTATTGTGATTCTGGACGACATTAACAAGGAAGGCGACGTCGAGTGA